Genomic DNA from Xiphophorus hellerii strain 12219 chromosome 16, Xiphophorus_hellerii-4.1, whole genome shotgun sequence:
ATGTCCTTGTGTTTCCAatcatatgttgtttttgttgatgtttacaGTTGTGcaacttaatgctgcaactttatcaataaaaataaatgtccaaTAAATGTAAAGAGTTTGTGTTCAGAGTATTCTTTTCTACCAAAAGTTCCTCTTTCAACTATTAACCGCGTTCAATCAGATTCTGTCGCTCAAGCAGCGACATGCTTCCTGTTTTAACTCTacagtttgagtttttccaGGTGCAAACAGTGACTCACTTCGCTGCATGTTTTCTGATTCCAGGCATCAAATCTCCAGATTCAAATAGTTCCTTACATTCCTAGGAAGCCTGCAGGACTTTAGCGCAACGAAGCGAATGTTGCAACACACATGCCTTTAAAACATATAATAAACAATCATGAGCATCTGTAGGCCTGACGCGATAagttttgctggacgataaattgccccagaacttattgcgataaacgatagcattgttgttttgagaccgtTTTCAGTTATATATGTAACAAAGGCgtaaaaatgcaagaacacattctccaagaccattaaaatttaaattccaatgaatatttaaacactggaaccggaagataatttaaatatccaagataaataaacaaaacaatggaaacagcacataaaataaatgatgactttattatttattttataagctGTTTCCGTTGTTTTGTAAGCAAAATTATCTTttgtaaaaaggaaaagttaaggccaaaacaccagacagaagacttttatcattcagcttttggtaaaaagagaaagaagagagaaaaacgataaatcaagcaaatgaaaattattgagtttattttaatttatcatgcgattaattgatacATGgattatcgtgacaggcctaaacctctgtttgtttttaatctcacATTTATGTAGATAATCTGCTACATTTTACTGACAATTACTTAGGTTGTTAAAATCATTTACAGATTTGCATCACAAAAGTTAGCATTGAGATGATGCTTTAAATAACCACCTTGTGTCTCTTGGGGTTTGTATCAATTCTCTAAACACATAGCTAAAATTAGGGTGATGGCTTGGCATCAGTACAGAAAAACAGCCTCTAACGAGAATAAAAAATGCACTTGTTTTGCTACTTTTGCATTGTTTCATTATCTTTTAAGCAATGCCTGTTTCAATATGTGTTGGAAACAAACTTCCTGGATGAATTAAAACAGTTTGCcatctaaatctgccagagaATGATTCTGGGTTTATCTGTAAGAAAGATcagaaatttgttgtttttctttccttttgtcattcatcaaacagaaaagtaaagaTTCTTTTCATATATTACACTTCCAAGAAGAGGCTTGAAGCATAGTTGCCTTGGTGCGTAAAAagaactggaaccagaacaagaatccgTGATGCACAGATAAGAAATGGCTAATCACTCtcggatgtttttattttatttattttatgattgttttagttttctatgTAGATTGAAACAAGGAGGTTggaaagttttgaaaaatgcttGACATCATGCaaagcttctttttcttttaacataaagcagataaaaaagcaattttcatcTTTTGAAATTTTGCAAACACGTGCAGAGATAAGCCACGTAGCAAGCAACACTCGATTGTGTGGTTGTTTTATGGGACTGCAGGTGGAAATTAATATTGTGTTAAATCCGTATATTTATGACACTATTGCACTGCTAAAATTTGGATAAACCGATTCAATTCAACAATTAGCCGGAATCAGGCTTTTACCGTCaagtttgctgtttttgttgctgcataACTTCCTTGCCCATTGGCTCCGCCTCCAAAATTCCCCCTGACATCACCAGGAAGCAAAGCCAGGCCTTTTATACGACTCCTCTCTCAAAGCTGGCAGCACACAACCAAACTGCTCTTACTGCTACTGCAACAgacaaaacatcaacatcatgGAGACTCTGGTTTCTGATGACCATAACCGCCGAAGGATCGGGGAACTAGAGAAGTCCTTCCATCCATCACGGCTGCAGCTTTCAACAAATGGTCGATTTCTGAAAGGAGAGGGCCCCCTGATGAAGCAGGGCCGCAAGAAGTGGgagcagaaaatgttcttcCTCTTCAACGATATCCTGGTGTACAGCAGCATCATCATGAACAACCGCTGGTACAAGAACCCCAAGATCATCCCGTTAAGTAAGTCACACACACCTCAGTTCAGGAGTAAATTTAGACAGCAGCCAAACTGTTTATGGGTGCAGTGTGTTAAGATTGTACAATCATTGTGTCATTTCAGAGGACATCAAGCTGGACGACATGGAGGACTCTGACGACATGAAGCACCAGTGGCTGATCTGCACACCTCGCAAGTCCTTCCTCGTGTCGGCCTCCTCCGACGAGGAGAAGAAAGCCTGGATGGAGCATTTCAATGCCCTGCTGCAGGACCAACCAGACCGCCTTTACGCCATTAACTGGATCCCCGATTGTGCTGCTGAGAAGTGCATGCGCTGCCTCACCACGTTCACCACGACCAACCGGCGACATCACTGCAGAAAGTGCGGCTTCGTGGTGTGCAACGCGTGCTCCAAGGGCCGGGCCCTCATCCAGCACATCAACCCCAACAAACCGCTGAGGATCTGCAAAGTCTGCAACAAAACGGAGGATGACCAGAACACACACTCGCCGAGAGGCAGCACTGATTCAGACAAAACATCCAGTGGTGATGAGTGAACATTGTCCAGTCCTCCAGCTTTAATCCCCCTGTAGGTTGAAATTGACTTGGTGTGACAGAAACCTGAAGTCTAGTCGCGTGTCCCCCCTTCTTTAgagaaaatgtgagaaataaTAGAGAGCATCTAAAATCTGTGTTAGGAGAAGCGTGTGTGGATTGGAAGAGTGGAACATGGAGGGAGAGATCAACATCAATAAGACAAGACTGGAGATCAGCAACACAACCGCTACACAACGCTGGActcaatgaaaataaagaacacatgaagtatttaaaaagtaaacgaCATTATGAAAgtattgtatatatatttatctatgTTTGTCACTGTGCTCAACCTGTCACGTTTTCTATGCCAAATGTCTCTGTGACAATATTATgatattgtttttgtcaatatGCTTGTTGTAAAACCGCTGCTGctatcaataaaaatacatgtgcAGTAAATGTAAAGGGTTTCTgtttcattgttattttttatcaatttttcaATCGGTAATCCTATTTCATCAGAGTCAACTTGCAACTTGTTTACATCATGCTTtccttttgaattttaattcaCCCAGGTGCAAATGCTTCTGCTGGATGTATTCTGATTCCTGGCATCAAACCTCCCAACTCAAATAGTGCCTTACTACATTCCTAGGAAGTCTGCATGACTTCAGCTCAATGAAGGGAAAgttgcaacagtgtcttcaaaACTGAAGGCGCTGTCATTTCATATTTATGGAGAATAAAACAAGGtagaaatgtattgtttttacaaatataaatcagaCAAGTTTGTATTTGGACGCAGCCCATGGAAGGTGCCTAAAAATGGCACCTTCCATTTTTAGGGCTGCATTAGGGAGGAGTCTTCTGAGACCAAAGCCAAACGTGTagccaggggtctcaaactccagtcctcgagggccacagtcctgcaacttttagatgtgcctctgctgcgccacacctgaatagaataattaggtcattagcaaggctgggagaactgatctacacaaggaggaggcgattaagccatttcattccagtgttttgtacctgtggcacatctaaaaactgcaggactgcggccctcgaggactggagtttgagaccccttgAGACCCACACCATACACCATATTTGCTCACCCATCCAAATGATCAGAATCACTTCCATGGTCACAGGTGTATTAAACTAAGAACCGAGGCCTGCAGATGTTGTTATGCAAATGTtataaacatttgtgaaagaatgaaTGGCTCTCAGTGAATTCCAGCATAGAACTGTGATAGGATGCCACCTGTCAAGAAAGTTTCTCATTCCGAATTATTCCAGTCAACTGTCAGATGTATTATAAGAAAATGGAAGTGTTTGTGAACGACAGCAACTCGGCGACGAAGCGGTAGACCATGCAAACTGATAGAGCGGGGTCAGCGGATGCTGAAGCGTATAGTGCGAAAAGGCCATGAAACAGATTTCCATGGATGAGCAGCTGCATCCAAGCCATACATCACAGAGAGCAATGCAAAACGTCTGATGCCAAGTGGGTTTATGGTGtggtattatttttctttgatgaCACGACGAGATGTGAGTTTTTGCTAATGAGATTAAACTAGATATAATTTTTAGTATGTGGTCTACCAACAcaaaagagacacaatcaaaactgtcagatgacttacaactcagaaatagtccaaatagtttggctgtattttttctttctttcctatttacggaaagtttctgttctCCAGTGTGAACTGCACACGATGAAAGTGTCCcacatgcgcagtagagggcgcaataacgtcacacatATAGAACCACTCATAAAGAAGAAGTAGTGCTcagtttgcggaagtaaacatggatgcgaGCATAGCCTGCGATTTGtaagttgttgtccgaccggaGCAAGTAATAATTTAGTCCTCATCATAGTccgccatggttgttgtttGTCTTCGCGCTCACGTGAATTAGggcgcagaatagtgacgtttgtcgagtatcagtgacgttcagtTCGGATGAACTTCCTGGACGTTTGGTCGCATTTGAAACGGATACTTATCGGATACCCAAGTGGCCAGGGTCGCATTCGAAGAAAATCCGACCTGTCataaaaagatcagatacaggtcgcattacgtcaaaaaaaaaaaaaaaaatggaattggGTCATTTCATACGGAGCCCTCCAGGGGAcatgggacttttttttttcttttgcgttcccttgCAATAATCTACTGATCAGCTATgtggcataattgaatactgtaagccctTCGTACTTTCTGCCTTAATACAAGGTTatgtaaggtttttccatgtatgttaatatctccttgtgaaatatctgaaattttatatctttttctttagtatagaaaggcaccacaaacctaagatataaacagaaacttaaaagttttgcgagggaacgcaaaagaaaaaaatgtccccatgtcccctagagggctctgTAAGGACTGACACAGTCTTATAAAATACGGAATCGTTATTTATTGTTGctgaaacaataaatgttttttttagtgttgcTGAAACATGGGAAATACTAAAGTTAGCAAAACTGTCATGGTGGACCGCAACGGGCCATTGCTGCACAGGTGATGATGTCAGAAAGGCTGAATACAAGGCAAATTCTTAAATATGTCTGAGTGTTTTGAATAGAACTTTGTGATTTGATTTTCTTGAATGaaagaggaaacagaagaacaactgtggaaaaggggggaaaaaaatcacagtcAGTTCACACACTGACTAAACCCAGAGTCATTCTTTCCTCTGGCAGATCTAGATGGAAAATCTTCCAGGAAGTTTGATACCAAAAGATAATTTTTCGTTGTCTTTTATTAtcaaaagataacaaaacaatGCAAGAGTAGCATAACATAAACATGCGGTGAAGATAAtgctattttctaaaatatttttgttgctgagcagctttttgcatattttcaccGGTATTTATAGACTGTTTATGATCGCAAAGCTGATCTTTAGCTCCACCCATCAGATTCTCTATCAGATTCAAGTCGGAGTCTCGTGTTTTCTTCTAACATTAACAGTTTAGCCAAATGttagcaaaataaatttaaacctaaatctgccgagggtgtaaatacttcatttttttgtcatatatGTGTTTAAAGGATTAATACATAccccttgtgtgtgtgtgggtgtgtgcgtttgtttctaataccttgtggggaccattttcctgacatatactacgttgtggggggGACACTGCTCTTTGTGGGGCccaaagcctggtccccacaaggggaaacgctgtttttgggtcaggggtcagatttaggactaaggtgtgaattgagttttggttaggtatgtaatgggtGGGGTTAGGGtgtaagggtaaggtttaggctgtagaaatgaatggaagtcaatggaaagtccccgcaaCGATAGCCCTGCAaacgcgcgtgtgtgtgtgtatatatatatatatatatatatatatatatagatatacatatatatatagatatacatatatatattggGTATGATTATATTATGGTTTGAAGGCACTGTATGTTGCAACATTCCCAgcactgtttgcattttttatttttttagatttaaaaatgaacgCATGCCACAGCAACTGCAACAATGTGCACAATTGAATCAGATGCAGTAggattaataatttaaagaactttagacaaaaataaataaaaaatggtctGAACGGAAACTCTTTACATTTActgaacatttatttgtattgaGAAAGTTGCAGCAGTGGTTTGACAACAAGCTGCTTACCAGATagcatgaacaaaaacaacatatgttCACATAACAAAACACTGCAGTTTGAGcacaattataaaattatatatacatacatatatattacaatattttcattatttactttTCAAATACTTTATGACTTTCTGTCTTCTACAGCAGcttctttattttcatcaaGAGTCCAACACTCTGTAGCGGTTGCGTTGCTCTCCTCCAGTCCAGCAGGTCTTATCAACACATTCATGTTAAACTCAGGTATCGGCTGATAGGTGTCCTTTCTCTCCCTCACCTGCTCTGTTCTGCTCAACTCTTCCACACATCCAGGATTTCAGATTCTCTCTGAATATCAACCGTTTAATGGCTACATTTTCTCCACAGGAAGGGGACACATGACTAGGTTTCTGTCACACCACCTCAATTTCAGCCTACAGTTTGGTTACTACAGGAGGATTGCTCAGTGTTCACTCTTCATCACTGGATGCTTCATCCCACAAGCCGGAGCTGTCTCCTCTCAGGCGGAAGGTCTGGTCATCCTCCGTTTTGTTGCAGGCTTTGCAGATCCTCAGCGGTTTGTTGGGGTCGATGTGTTCGATGAGGGCCCGGCCCTTGGAGCACGCGTTGCACACCACGAAGCCGCACTTTCTGCAGTGATGTCGCCGGTTGATGCCGGTGAACGTGGCGAGGCAGCGCATGCACTTCTGAGCGGCTCGGTCGGGGATCCAGGACTTGGCGTAGGTTGTGTTTGTTTGGAGGACCGGCTCCTGCAGCAGGGTCTGCTGGCAGGCCTCGATGTGCTGCATCCAGGCTTTCTTCTCCTCGTCAGAGGAGGCCGACACGTGGAAGGACTTGCGAGGTGTGCAGATCAGCCACTGGTGCTTCACGTCATCAAAGTCCTCCATGTCGTCCAGCATGATGTCCTCTGAAATGACACAATGATTGTACAATCTTAACACACTGCACCCATAAACAGTTTGGCTGCTGTCTGAATTTACTCCTGAACTGAGGTGTGTGTGACTTACTTAACGGGATGATCTTGGGGTTCTTGTACCAGCGGTTGTTCATGATGATGCTGCTGTACACCAGGATATCGTTGAAGAGgaagaacattttctgctcCCACTTCCTGCGGCCCTGCTTCATCAGGGGGCCCTCTCCTTTCAGAAATCGACCTGGTGTGAAAAGCTGCGGAGCTGAGGGACCGAAGGAGTTCTCAACTTCCTTGATCCTTTGGCGGTTTTGATATTCAGAAACCAGCAAATCcatgatgttgatgttttgtcTGTTGCAGCAGCACTATGAACAGTTTGGTTGTTGAGTGGTAAGAAGTCAGAGAGGAGTCTTATAAAAGGCCTAGCCTGGTGATGTCAGGGGAATTTCCTAGGCGGAGCTGACGAGTAAGGAATTTAACAACAGAAAGGTGGAGGATGGCTTCAATATCTTTAATctcttttatatttcataaaacctCAGTAAAAATCGTAATGTGacttattatttaatttaattgggTTTTATCTGATGGTACAATATACCAGATTTAGCAAAATGCAAATTTCCATCTGTAGtcccataaaacaaaaaaaaaacgcagtATCGTGTTGTTTGCTAAAGATGTGAATATGTGTTTACAAAATTTCAAAAGATGAAAATTGCTTCCTTAATAAAGGGCTGAATCCAAATGCAACTtttcaaatgtatatttatgaaaactttgaatgctattagctattttctttaaaatgttccaaCCTCCTTGTTACCGTCTAcgtaaaactgaaataataattcaaaatataatcatCTTAAATCCCAAGAGTTTCTAGCTGTTTGTTAGTCTCCGAGCTTCACTTTGTACTGGTTCCAATTCTTAACACGCATCAAGGAAAGTGTGCTTCAGTGACTACCTGgaagtaaaacataaaagcaaacTTTGGTTTTGAGTTGAGTTTGAGAGATGAAAAAGTAGAGaacagctgttaaaaaaaagaaaatcatcacaGTCAATTCACACACTGACCGTCCTTATGGTTAAATCCAGAATCATTCAGATTTAGATGGAAAATGATCTTAATTCAGTCAGGAACTGTGTATCTAACGGGTAGAAATAGACAATGAAAAGATCACACCACAATGCAAAAgtagaaaacatttgaagaaaatgctatttcattaatattttattaaggTGGCATGTTATACAGACAAATTGTTATTGGCTTACTAACATGTTTCTACTGACTGGAAACATACTAGCATACTTTGGTGGCCCAGCCAAAGTCCAAATTTTAATCTAATCTGTGGAGGGGGCCTTCCTCAAAATTTTGGAGCTAATCAACAGAGATAATATATCTCTGTCGCAATGGAAATACGCAACAAGCGTCTCGGCCACAATAAGggtttaattcatgtaaagtcAATCATTTTCcctttgattattatttataacatgcatgtttttgatgacgCATTTCTTTCAAATGCACGTTGTTTTTGGAGACAAACTTCCTGGACAAATTAAGATGAATTTCCATGTGAAAGGTCAAGGAAAACTGACTGATTTTCTATTTCATTATTCAATTATCAAACTCAAAACTGCAGATTCACACTTGCCTTGACGCCTTGAAGATTTGGAGCCAGTGCAAGAATGCTCTACTGAGAAACGGCCAGACATTCCTAGGATTTTAAGGCGATCTTAATCAACTGTTCTCCAGGCTTTCTGAAGATCTTTCTTTGCACTATGGCTtcttttacacacattttgctTCCGAGCACCGACTACGCAGTCTGCTGTTACTGAAATGAGGAAACCTgataagtggaaggaaaaagaaaaagctgtgaaaatgaGATGAAATATTCCTGGAATCACATTCTACAAGAACTAGGAAGGGTTTATGTGCCGAGTTACCTTACCGGTAACTAAACTTCTCAACTTAACAACTAAAACCTGTAAATCCTTCCCCCGCCATACTGGAAATGTGAGATCTGAAAATGGATAACCAGAAAAGGACAAATTATTTGTCACTGCTCCAAAGTTTGACAAACTGTAAAGTTTTTCATAATTGGtgactgttttatgtttttatggtgtaaaccactttgaactgccttgttgctgaaatgtgcaactCAAATAAACACCTGACTGGTGGCTTTGTGATTTACACCCAATTTAAATGAATGTGAATTTGCTTCCATGTTGTGATAAACCGCTAACCGTGACTGGGGGGCCAGTATAGAGTTGGAGGagaaatgagaggaaaaaagcaaaataaaataaaaaattcattaTAAATCTTTTAGTACGAAATCAAATCTATTTTTCCAGtcattatattttgtcatgcTCATCTTTCCTTTttggctgccagtcaaattCATCAAGCTACATCAGTcctcaagctagcatagctgagTTTGACAATGAGGAACAAAACAAGTTTAtgattttaactaaaatgttcAGATTCATCAGactgtgatgatttaaaaatgtctgctggAGCTCAAACATTTCATCCAGCTTTCACGTCGTCAAAAGGAGGAATAAAAACGACTGAAAGCTTTCAAAAGGCCAGTCCCGCTTGCACGGCGTTTTACTTACAGAGTCTTTGAATGTCTCAGTGGTCCAGAGATTTTCCTTCCAGCACATCAAgcgcaaaatgtaaaaaaggtttttgacaaTTAAACGACCAACAGAACCaaagaggaaaggaaaacaacaacaaaaccccCTAAAGAACTCATCTACAACTAAAAGGTGTGaggcagcatttatgctaaatgaataTTATAATTATTGAATTGTGAATCAAAgctagggaaaaaaaattctaaaagttgatatttgtttgcatgttttgtaTCGTTGTCTGTTTGGAAACGGGTTCACCGGCCAGAAGCTAACGCAGTTTAGCTAACATGACTTTTCCAAGTCATAGAAAAGTTTTGGGGAAAAgtttctgctccaacacacctggatcaactgataacaaaacatttatttgattcaggCTGAACAAGTTATAAAACTCCAGGAATGGACACTATATGGTCTTTATGAGAGAAACTTTTACAGCCTGTGATGCAATAAAGTGGGATTgggattaaaatgaaataagcaTTAAGCAGctttatataaaatgtattaaataatttgtataaaaagcccattttctattttcaagACGTCTGCTGCTTGTAGAAACCGTCTGTCTTTCATGCACTCTAAACTTCAGTGGCTTCAACAGATTTCAGATTAGATCCCAGTGAGCTGATTGGCTCGGCCACTTAAGTACCTTTATTGTCTTTCTCTGTAACCATTTGAGAGCTTCCTGGGATATTTCTACGTGctttgttttctactttttgtCCATTCTCATTCTGCACAATGTGTCTCTTCTTCATCAGTGGAGTCTTATGCAGTGAATGTGTCTAGAAACCATGGTGGCAGCTACTTATTAATGTAACTTTTGGGTTATGATGTTTGGCATGTGTGGATTGGACCTTTAGAAATAGATTTTCTGAGAAAGTGTTGATTTGTTTAATACTTACTTTCgcattaaaaatggttttacatTTCTTGAAGGAATTGGTGGGACGTTCCCCGTTCTTTCCCCCCCTTGGTGGCGCCACAGCTGTAGTGTTTTCCATAGATTTAAATTATGCAACTGAGACAACAATAATAGTGTGTACTGTTAGTACTTAAAGTAAATTAACTAACTTAATtaagtaaattaatttgtttaaattaataagGATGTAAGAAGGATGGGTCGGAAATGACGCTGATCTAAAACAAAGCTCTTTGTCCGTCTGTCAtatcctctgtgttttctttaatgcCATGACATTTGAGAACCGTTCCGGTGAGGCAACATAATGATGAGCTGACTAAAGGATCAAACACTAGCAGCAGCGGGGCGTGGCTTGATTCCTGTCACCTGTGGTTCACCTGTTTTAATCTGATAAGAGAGACTAAAGATAGCAGGACTGAAAAGAGGAGAAGCTCAGAGGAGAGTCAAGAAAAACACAGTGAGGCCTTTTACCAGAATCAGATAGACATAGTAGATCTTTCAATCTTAAAAGTATACATGACCTTGAGCAGGCCATTAAAcgaaaacactgcaaaaaacacgcAAACCAGggatttttggtctagtttctggtccgaatatcttagtacacttcaaataagactaacttacaagtaacttttcagcaagatacaggagcttgtttaatgtaaataaatccttaattttGTCTTGTGATGAGTCTTGTGATTAATTTCTGCCATATTAatgaattgttgacttaaaaaacaaactcttgtagcttgctgaaaagttgtttgCAGgttagttttttcattttttcaagtGCACCAAGATAtctgtactagaaactagagaaacatactcggtaagattttgtgtttttgcagtgcactgtGCTCAGAATAAAAACTTGAGTACATATTGCAAATTTAAGAGAAAATGATGCACATGATGAACATACACTATAATTGCGAATCAAATGTTTACTGGAGCACTTTATGCTCTTGgatgttttcatgtgtgatCCACTTTCTTGGCCGAACTTTCCGGATGCATTTAAAGATTCCCAGCACCAAAACTCCTCTTGAGTAGTTTAATTGTCTAAGTAATTACACAGGGATtgaaaaacttaatttaattgcCTCCAACTGTTACAATTTTTTCACTACTTCGGGCACAGAAAGcccaaaatcataaaaataaactaacatttttggttaaaatgagATAACATTTAACAATGTTATATACGTGTTTAAGTGtgtaatttgtgtattttattgctCCTGTTGTGTTTTGGTGAGTTCTAACTTTCGTTGAAAGtattctgagaaaaacaaaagcttaacTTTGTATTCTCTACCCGGCGTAAAATTTCAGTCCCCAAG
This window encodes:
- the LOC116736168 gene encoding pleckstrin homology domain-containing family F member 2-like, with amino-acid sequence METLVSDDHNRRRIGELEKSFHPSRLQLSTNGRFLKGEGPLMKQGRKKWEQKMFFLFNDILVYSSIIMNNRWYKNPKIIPLKDIKLDDMEDSDDMKHQWLICTPRKSFLVSASSDEEKKAWMEHFNALLQDQPDRLYAINWIPDCAAEKCMRCLTTFTTTNRRHHCRKCGFVVCNACSKGRALIQHINPNKPLRICKVCNKTEDDQNTHSPRGSTDSDKTSSGDE
- the LOC116734842 gene encoding pleckstrin homology domain-containing family F member 1-like, which gives rise to MDLLVSEYQNRQRIKEVENSFGPSAPQLFTPGRFLKGEGPLMKQGRRKWEQKMFFLFNDILVYSSIIMNNRWYKNPKIIPLKDIMLDDMEDFDDVKHQWLICTPRKSFHVSASSDEEKKAWMQHIEACQQTLLQEPVLQTNTTYAKSWIPDRAAQKCMRCLATFTGINRRHHCRKCGFVVCNACSKGRALIEHIDPNKPLRICKACNKTEDDQTFRLRGDSSGLWDEASSDEE